Proteins from a single region of Chryseobacterium sp. W4I1:
- a CDS encoding fibronectin type III domain-containing protein, which yields MKHYLFFFCFAVQMAFGQALFPYLQNPTPNSMIVNWKTSSNNETTVIYGTSPTSLNVTVTGTTNIFSDTGYNNNYYYHTAKVAGLQPNTKYYYKIKTGTSESAVYNFRTLPLPGQPATTDGKIRFLIMGDNQIKAEPRYDTLTLNAFKKLKQKFGASSDPSDNIALTFMVGDQVDVGTLDHYENVHFKKNIQLSPYLPIQTTVGNHETYGTLGMNSYYAHFYIDEIKYKNIASGNENYYAQQAGNVLFVSLSSEHTGTEQQTWLSQILNEANNDPTVDWIISLSHRPYQAEQYVGDISTWVRNNAVPLLTTSSKYLMHVGAHHHLYHRGQLKETPNYQIISGGTAWDQYWGMSNEQDFDDVQKTLTDWTYQIVEVDVQTGKVDIECYSIGGVYNRKYNELVDTFHRYKNQPKPSKPSITNTFSTSVTLPLTLDGSAFASTNGELLNTTQFQISKAANFSVIEKEFYRDYENWFGKEGNGTPDKTKNLNAGLDITKATIPANSISNGTYYVKVRYRDRNLEWSDWSEVKQFVVTGSVVSNPTFALDKTEYTQAEPITATYTGGPGNQQDWVGIYKKGQTPATTTSQSFLYTNGQTAGTAVFTSGLANKGQYFAGFFANGGYTEITGRKNFYVGPKVQLQTTADTYPVGGTVVINYSNGPNLVKDWIGIYKMGQTPGTNNSIKWSYVTTPSGTLNFTGLPKGYYYAQYLLEDGYTGIGDKVFFKVGDIVTDLWINKPVYTLGENITASWTDSPGIIKDWLGIYPQSVQTPDDNFVSYTYFDGVTQGTKTIQGTALPTTPGNYYMVMFTNDSYTEVSNRKQFQVTSGTLGTEETKSTEKNVVLYPNPTKPGEPTFIKSDYPIEKIELVSATGQLLYESKNINNQRFSLVNENLPKGVYFVKVHTRKLFTLKLVIQ from the coding sequence ATGAAACATTATCTCTTCTTTTTCTGTTTTGCCGTCCAGATGGCATTCGGGCAGGCTCTTTTTCCTTACCTGCAGAATCCGACCCCCAATTCGATGATTGTCAATTGGAAAACATCATCCAACAACGAAACAACTGTGATCTACGGAACGTCTCCAACCAGTCTGAATGTGACGGTTACCGGAACCACAAATATTTTTTCTGATACAGGTTATAATAACAACTATTATTATCATACGGCAAAAGTAGCAGGTCTGCAGCCAAATACGAAATACTATTATAAGATAAAGACAGGAACCAGCGAATCGGCGGTTTATAATTTCAGAACACTTCCTCTGCCGGGACAGCCCGCCACTACAGATGGAAAAATACGTTTCCTCATTATGGGAGACAACCAGATCAAGGCAGAACCAAGGTATGATACCCTTACTCTGAATGCATTCAAAAAATTAAAACAGAAATTTGGAGCAAGTTCTGATCCCTCAGATAATATTGCCCTTACTTTTATGGTAGGAGATCAGGTTGACGTGGGAACACTGGATCATTATGAAAATGTACATTTTAAAAAGAACATTCAATTATCACCTTATCTTCCTATTCAGACTACCGTAGGAAACCATGAAACGTACGGAACTCTTGGCATGAATTCTTATTATGCCCATTTCTATATTGATGAAATTAAATATAAAAATATAGCTTCCGGAAATGAAAATTATTATGCCCAACAAGCCGGAAATGTTCTGTTTGTAAGCTTAAGTTCTGAACATACGGGAACTGAACAGCAAACCTGGCTTTCACAGATTTTAAATGAAGCTAATAATGATCCAACAGTTGACTGGATCATCTCTTTGAGTCACAGACCCTATCAGGCAGAGCAGTATGTAGGTGATATTTCTACCTGGGTAAGAAACAATGCAGTACCGTTGCTGACGACTTCCAGTAAATATCTAATGCATGTTGGAGCTCACCATCACTTATACCACAGAGGCCAGCTGAAAGAAACCCCGAATTACCAGATCATTTCCGGAGGAACGGCATGGGACCAGTATTGGGGAATGTCCAATGAGCAGGATTTTGATGATGTACAAAAAACGCTTACAGACTGGACATACCAGATCGTAGAAGTAGACGTACAGACCGGAAAAGTAGATATAGAATGTTACTCCATTGGAGGAGTGTATAATAGGAAGTACAATGAATTGGTAGATACTTTTCACCGGTATAAAAATCAGCCGAAACCTTCAAAACCTTCTATTACCAATACTTTCTCAACTTCAGTTACTTTACCTTTGACTCTTGATGGAAGTGCTTTTGCATCAACTAATGGAGAACTTTTGAATACAACCCAATTCCAGATCAGTAAGGCAGCCAATTTTTCAGTTATTGAAAAAGAATTTTACCGTGATTATGAAAACTGGTTTGGAAAAGAAGGCAATGGGACGCCGGACAAAACGAAAAACTTAAATGCCGGACTTGATATTACAAAAGCAACAATCCCTGCCAATTCTATTTCCAACGGAACGTATTACGTAAAAGTTCGTTACAGAGACAGAAATCTGGAATGGAGTGACTGGAGTGAGGTAAAACAGTTTGTAGTAACCGGAAGTGTGGTGTCCAATCCTACATTTGCATTAGATAAAACTGAATATACGCAGGCTGAACCTATTACGGCCACTTATACAGGAGGACCAGGAAACCAGCAGGACTGGGTAGGAATCTATAAAAAAGGACAGACCCCTGCTACAACTACTTCTCAGAGTTTCCTTTATACCAATGGGCAGACGGCAGGAACCGCTGTTTTTACAAGTGGTTTAGCTAATAAAGGGCAATATTTTGCAGGTTTCTTTGCGAACGGAGGTTACACAGAAATCACAGGGAGAAAAAACTTTTATGTAGGGCCTAAAGTTCAGCTGCAAACGACCGCAGATACTTATCCGGTGGGTGGAACGGTTGTCATTAATTATAGCAACGGACCCAATCTGGTAAAAGACTGGATAGGAATTTATAAAATGGGACAGACGCCGGGAACTAATAATTCTATCAAATGGAGCTATGTAACGACACCGTCAGGAACGCTGAATTTTACAGGTCTCCCGAAAGGATATTATTATGCTCAATATCTTCTTGAAGACGGCTATACGGGAATAGGGGATAAAGTATTTTTTAAAGTAGGGGATATAGTGACCGATTTATGGATCAATAAACCGGTTTATACACTAGGTGAGAATATTACCGCTTCATGGACGGATTCTCCGGGAATTATCAAAGACTGGCTGGGAATCTATCCTCAGAGTGTTCAGACTCCTGATGATAACTTTGTTTCTTATACCTATTTCGATGGGGTTACCCAGGGAACAAAAACAATCCAGGGAACAGCACTGCCTACAACGCCGGGTAATTATTATATGGTGATGTTCACCAATGATTCTTATACGGAAGTTTCAAACAGAAAACAGTTTCAAGTGACCTCCGGAACTCTGGGAACTGAAGAAACAAAAAGTACCGAGAAAAATGTAGTTTTATACCCGAATCCAACGAAACCCGGTGAGCCTACATTTATCAAAAGTGATTACCCCATCGAGAAAATTGAACTGGTATCTGCAACCGGACAGTTGTTGTATGAATCCAAAAACATCAACAACCAGCGTTTTTCCCTGGTTAACGAAAACCTTCCGAAAGGAGTTTATTTCGTGAAAGTTCACACAAGAAAGCTGTTTACTTTAAAACTTGTGATACAGTAA
- the rplS gene encoding 50S ribosomal protein L19: MDLLKYVQDQYITKKDFPEFKAGDTITVYYEIKEGQKTRTQFFKGTVIQLRGTGATKTFTIRKMSGDVGVERVFPINMPALQKIEVDRRGRVRRSRIYYFRDLRGKKARIKDAAYKKK, translated from the coding sequence ATGGATTTATTAAAGTACGTACAAGATCAGTACATTACTAAAAAAGATTTCCCTGAATTCAAAGCAGGAGACACAATTACTGTGTATTACGAAATTAAAGAAGGACAAAAAACAAGAACTCAGTTCTTCAAAGGTACCGTTATTCAATTGAGAGGTACTGGAGCTACAAAAACTTTTACCATCAGAAAAATGAGTGGTGATGTAGGTGTAGAAAGAGTATTCCCTATCAATATGCCTGCACTTCAGAAAATTGAAGTTGACAGAAGAGGTAGAGTTAGAAGATCTAGAATCTATTACTTCAGAGACCTTAGAGGTAAGAAAGCTAGAATCAAAGACGCTGCTTACAAGAAAAAGTAA
- a CDS encoding CoA transferase subunit B, protein MLTKEQIAKRISKELKDRYYVNLGIGIPTLVANYVPDGISVEFQSENGVLGMGPFPFEGEEDADIINAGKQTITILEGGSFFDSAFSFGMIRGQKVDLTILGAMEVSENGDIANWKIPGKMVKGMGGAMDLVASAENIIVAMMHVNKAGESKILKKCSLPLTGVNCVKRVVTELAVLDVTPAGFKLVERAPGVSVEHIVKSTEADLIIEGEIPEMQF, encoded by the coding sequence ATGCTTACAAAAGAACAAATTGCCAAAAGAATTTCAAAAGAACTGAAAGATCGTTATTATGTAAACCTGGGAATAGGTATCCCTACATTGGTCGCTAACTATGTTCCCGATGGTATTTCCGTAGAATTCCAGAGTGAAAACGGAGTTTTAGGGATGGGACCTTTTCCTTTTGAAGGAGAGGAAGATGCTGATATCATCAATGCCGGAAAACAGACCATTACTATTTTGGAAGGGGGTTCATTCTTCGATTCTGCTTTCAGTTTCGGAATGATTCGCGGTCAGAAAGTAGATCTTACCATCCTGGGAGCCATGGAAGTTTCAGAAAACGGAGACATTGCCAACTGGAAAATTCCTGGAAAAATGGTAAAAGGAATGGGAGGTGCAATGGACCTTGTGGCTTCTGCTGAGAATATTATCGTTGCCATGATGCACGTGAATAAAGCTGGGGAAAGCAAGATCCTGAAAAAATGCAGCCTTCCGCTTACGGGTGTTAACTGCGTGAAAAGAGTAGTAACCGAACTGGCAGTATTGGATGTAACTCCAGCCGGATTCAAACTGGTTGAAAGAGCTCCAGGGGTTTCAGTCGAGCACATCGTAAAATCTACAGAAGCAGATCTAATCATTGAAGGTGAGATTCCTGAAATGCAATTTTAG
- a CDS encoding DMT family transporter — MKKKNILKGVLFVGIGASIYGMLATFVKKAYIDGYTTSEVTTSQFLMGLIGLLLLNFIQTITSKQKLSSPSAKEVRMLMLAGTSLGCTSLFYYIAVQYINVSIAIVLLMQSVWFSVVVESIIAKKLPNARKVVSVIIVLVGTILATNLINMDIELDWHGIFWGLMAAASYTMTMFTSNTLATHLPVFRKSIIMLCGGAIVIFAFLFFAQIGPMYFDGLKSFYLNFTENTQHIHSFNYSIFWTYGFVLALFGTIIPPILFNIGFPNAGLGLGSIVSSLELPVSVTMAFVLLDEKVILLQWVGIILILFAIVLMNLPSKTEVSAVELS, encoded by the coding sequence ATGAAGAAGAAAAATATACTCAAAGGAGTTTTATTCGTAGGAATTGGGGCTAGTATATACGGAATGCTGGCTACATTTGTCAAAAAAGCTTATATAGATGGTTATACCACTTCAGAAGTTACCACATCCCAGTTTTTGATGGGGCTTATCGGACTTCTGCTCCTTAACTTTATCCAAACCATCACATCAAAGCAGAAGCTATCCTCACCGAGTGCCAAAGAAGTAAGAATGCTGATGCTTGCAGGAACATCATTAGGCTGTACCAGTCTGTTCTACTACATAGCAGTTCAGTATATCAACGTCTCCATAGCCATTGTGCTGTTGATGCAGTCGGTGTGGTTCAGTGTTGTTGTGGAAAGTATCATAGCAAAGAAATTGCCGAATGCGAGAAAAGTAGTTTCTGTGATCATTGTACTGGTAGGAACCATATTGGCTACAAACCTTATCAATATGGATATAGAACTTGACTGGCACGGGATATTCTGGGGTTTAATGGCTGCAGCTTCCTATACCATGACCATGTTTACATCCAATACACTGGCAACGCATCTGCCTGTATTCAGAAAAAGTATCATCATGCTTTGTGGTGGAGCAATTGTCATATTTGCATTCCTGTTTTTTGCTCAGATCGGACCGATGTATTTTGATGGTTTAAAATCATTTTATTTAAATTTTACTGAAAATACACAGCATATTCACTCCTTCAATTATTCAATATTCTGGACGTACGGATTTGTTTTAGCTTTGTTTGGAACCATTATTCCGCCTATCTTGTTCAATATCGGTTTCCCGAATGCGGGACTTGGATTGGGAAGTATTGTTTCCTCGCTAGAACTTCCTGTTTCAGTGACTATGGCTTTTGTTTTATTGGATGAAAAAGTGATATTATTACAGTGGGTAGGAATTATCCTGATCCTTTTTGCTATTGTTCTCATGAATCTGCCTTCAAAAACAGAAGTTAGTGCAGTGGAATTGTCTTAA
- a CDS encoding helix-turn-helix domain-containing protein, whose translation MEEHLETAYIKRTQRDYNLSLKLQIVREIEAGKSGVTECGKKYGIQSRSTIVSWLRKYGTFDWENQTSFSMKKTPEQRIMELEAEVKLLEKQKAFLEKQAYIADKKVIFFDMMINLAEKEYDIDIRKNLPSEQSATSAVKKKKR comes from the coding sequence ATGGAAGAACATTTAGAAACGGCGTACATCAAACGTACACAGAGAGATTACAATTTGAGTTTGAAGCTTCAAATTGTAAGAGAAATAGAAGCAGGAAAGTCAGGAGTCACTGAGTGTGGTAAAAAATACGGTATCCAATCACGCTCTACGATTGTTAGTTGGCTTAGAAAATATGGTACCTTTGATTGGGAAAACCAAACGTCATTTAGCATGAAAAAGACTCCGGAACAGCGTATTATGGAATTGGAAGCTGAAGTTAAACTGCTTGAAAAGCAGAAAGCATTTTTAGAGAAACAGGCTTACATTGCAGATAAAAAGGTCATATTTTTCGATATGATGATTAATCTTGCTGAGAAAGAATATGATATTGATATCAGAAAAAACTTACCATCCGAACAATCAGCCACTTCCGCAGTGAAGAAAAAGAAACGCTAA
- a CDS encoding membrane-binding protein, giving the protein MKRLFTYAVLALVLSISICAQEKIYFDENWEKTTQDKMEFYRETETKGKLTLIKDFYKNGQLQMEGLVSDATPGSEVYDGKVTWYSPEGKVVSTGTFSCGKQIGPSQTFDDKGRPLEDLVYKADGTFKGKMYTYKDPEVSSLYNSITVYESSDSFKTIVYDEDIKGIRYEINADSKGKYETKYYGEKGKYIGTNNAGSSDGNVLVEYYYNPMRVSKIEKQKGDGTITESIIYSKNGKILQEDKKNKKDGYKTTYDETGQKIGNLIYVYDKESNYYKPQDGEDYQFNYDFSSFTAIDVYKNGSTILNKYFDENGKLSSERVLKDNMTQEIKYYFPDGRVKGTLTYKDDMPYNGTLYEEPSEKLYKDGILVVSKSFMEDGKVKYEKKLNAKQTGYDSTVYDEKGNITYTYTQPLDETEGFTSQIIQYTKGKPANKAVVKDGILQSGKIKYKTDSGLKELERSGKWILLKVYSPEGKLIQDSKILAEVEDQDVYSIMSTTIQEDDLLYDF; this is encoded by the coding sequence ATGAAAAGATTATTTACTTACGCAGTTCTTGCATTGGTACTAAGCATCAGTATTTGTGCTCAGGAAAAAATCTATTTTGATGAAAACTGGGAAAAAACGACTCAGGATAAAATGGAATTTTACCGGGAAACGGAAACTAAGGGTAAACTTACTCTAATAAAGGATTTCTATAAAAATGGTCAACTTCAGATGGAAGGTTTAGTCTCTGATGCTACACCCGGGAGTGAGGTTTATGATGGCAAGGTAACCTGGTACAGCCCAGAAGGTAAAGTGGTAAGTACAGGAACTTTTTCATGCGGAAAGCAGATAGGCCCATCCCAGACTTTTGATGATAAAGGAAGACCTTTGGAAGATCTTGTGTATAAGGCAGATGGTACTTTTAAGGGAAAAATGTACACTTATAAAGATCCGGAAGTTTCATCTCTGTATAACAGCATTACTGTTTATGAAAGCTCCGACTCTTTCAAAACCATAGTTTATGATGAGGATATCAAAGGAATCCGTTACGAAATAAATGCCGACAGTAAAGGTAAATACGAGACAAAATATTACGGTGAAAAAGGTAAATATATTGGAACGAATAATGCAGGAAGCTCTGACGGTAATGTTCTGGTAGAATATTATTATAATCCGATGAGGGTATCTAAAATTGAAAAGCAAAAGGGTGACGGAACGATAACGGAAAGCATCATTTACTCAAAAAACGGAAAGATCCTTCAGGAAGATAAGAAAAACAAAAAAGACGGCTATAAAACAACGTATGACGAAACAGGCCAGAAAATAGGGAATCTTATCTATGTTTATGATAAAGAATCCAATTATTACAAACCTCAGGATGGGGAGGATTATCAGTTTAATTATGATTTTTCCAGTTTTACCGCCATTGATGTTTATAAAAACGGTTCTACCATCCTGAATAAATATTTTGACGAAAATGGAAAGTTGTCTTCTGAAAGAGTACTAAAGGATAATATGACACAGGAGATCAAATATTATTTTCCGGACGGAAGGGTGAAAGGGACTTTAACCTACAAAGATGATATGCCTTACAATGGCACTTTATATGAAGAACCCAGCGAAAAGCTTTATAAAGATGGTATTCTGGTAGTTTCAAAATCATTCATGGAAGATGGAAAGGTGAAATATGAGAAAAAACTGAATGCGAAACAGACAGGATATGATTCTACTGTTTATGATGAAAAAGGGAATATTACTTACACCTATACCCAGCCTTTAGACGAAACAGAAGGTTTCACATCGCAGATTATACAGTATACGAAAGGCAAACCTGCTAATAAAGCAGTTGTAAAAGACGGAATACTTCAGAGCGGAAAAATTAAATATAAAACAGATTCCGGTTTAAAGGAACTGGAACGAAGCGGAAAATGGATCCTTTTAAAAGTATATAGTCCTGAAGGAAAGCTTATCCAGGATTCTAAAATCCTTGCAGAGGTTGAAGATCAGGATGTTTACAGTATTATGAGCACAACTATTCAGGAAGATGATCTTCTGTATGATTTTTAA
- a CDS encoding alpha/beta fold hydrolase yields the protein MKYFVKTASVIILSVPVLLFSQIKPLDAMLSEYQYPYEVHYLDLKSQNNDLKMAYMDVQPQKPNGKTIMLLHGKNFNGAYWEKTAKDLSGKGFRVIIPDQIGFGKSSKPKSYQFSFSQLAENTKAILDQLHIDKTIVLGHSMGGMVATRFTLLYPEKVQKLILENPIGLEDYKTFAAYQTVDQAYQSELKNTAETYKNYQLKFYYDNKWKNEYQPWLDLIVGWTLHKDYPQVAWDAALTSDMIYNQPVCYEFKNIKTPTLLIIGTRDRTAIGKDRAPKELQPKMGQYQELGKKAQHEIAGSKLVELENVGHLPHIEVYPKFFTALYDFIK from the coding sequence ATGAAATATTTTGTAAAGACAGCATCAGTAATAATCCTATCAGTACCGGTGTTATTATTTTCACAGATAAAACCTCTGGATGCAATGCTATCTGAATATCAATATCCATATGAAGTTCATTACTTAGATCTTAAGTCTCAGAACAATGATCTCAAAATGGCGTATATGGATGTACAGCCCCAAAAGCCAAACGGAAAAACAATAATGCTTCTCCATGGAAAAAATTTTAATGGGGCTTATTGGGAGAAAACAGCAAAAGATCTTTCGGGTAAAGGATTCAGAGTGATTATTCCCGATCAGATAGGATTTGGAAAATCTTCTAAACCGAAAAGCTACCAGTTTTCATTTTCACAACTCGCCGAAAATACCAAAGCTATATTAGATCAGCTTCATATAGATAAAACAATAGTTCTGGGGCATTCCATGGGAGGAATGGTCGCAACACGATTTACCCTTCTTTATCCTGAGAAAGTGCAGAAGCTCATTCTCGAAAATCCGATTGGACTTGAAGATTATAAAACATTTGCTGCTTATCAGACCGTAGATCAGGCATACCAGTCGGAACTTAAAAATACGGCAGAAACCTATAAAAACTATCAGTTGAAATTCTATTACGATAATAAATGGAAAAATGAATATCAGCCCTGGCTGGATCTTATTGTCGGATGGACACTGCATAAAGATTATCCGCAGGTAGCCTGGGATGCTGCTCTGACTTCTGATATGATCTATAACCAGCCGGTCTGTTATGAATTTAAAAACATTAAAACTCCCACACTGCTTATTATAGGAACGAGAGACAGAACGGCAATTGGAAAAGACAGAGCTCCAAAGGAACTCCAGCCTAAAATGGGACAGTATCAGGAACTGGGTAAAAAAGCGCAGCATGAAATTGCGGGATCCAAATTAGTTGAACTGGAAAATGTAGGACATCTTCCTCACATAGAAGTGTATCCAAAATTTTTCACTGCCCTGTATGATTTTATAAAATAG
- a CDS encoding CoA transferase subunit A, whose protein sequence is MIDKRVKNAKEAIEGIQDGMTLMLGGFGLCGIPENSINALVESDVKDLTCISNNAGVDDFGLGLLLHKRQIKKMISSYVGENAEFERQMLSGELDVELTPQGTLAEKCRAAQAGIPAFYTPAGYGTEIAEGKEVKDFHGKPHILEHAYEADYSIVKAWKGDHAGNLIFKGSARNFNHPMAGAAKITIAEVEELVAPGELDPNQIHIPGIMIQRIFQGEHFEKRIEQRTVRTKE, encoded by the coding sequence ATGATAGATAAAAGAGTAAAAAATGCAAAGGAAGCCATAGAAGGTATTCAGGATGGAATGACTTTAATGCTGGGTGGATTTGGTCTTTGCGGGATCCCTGAAAACTCCATTAATGCCTTGGTAGAAAGCGATGTAAAAGACTTAACGTGTATCTCCAACAATGCAGGGGTTGATGATTTCGGATTGGGATTATTGCTTCATAAAAGACAGATTAAGAAAATGATCTCTTCCTATGTAGGGGAAAATGCTGAATTTGAAAGACAGATGCTCTCCGGAGAATTAGACGTTGAGCTTACTCCACAGGGGACGCTTGCAGAAAAATGCAGGGCAGCACAGGCTGGAATTCCTGCTTTTTATACACCAGCAGGTTACGGAACAGAAATAGCAGAAGGCAAGGAAGTGAAAGATTTCCACGGAAAGCCTCACATTTTAGAACATGCATACGAAGCAGATTATTCTATCGTGAAAGCCTGGAAAGGTGATCATGCAGGAAACCTGATTTTCAAAGGATCTGCCAGGAACTTTAATCATCCTATGGCAGGGGCAGCAAAAATTACTATTGCTGAAGTAGAAGAATTGGTAGCACCGGGAGAGCTCGATCCCAACCAGATTCATATTCCCGGAATTATGATCCAGAGAATCTTTCAGGGTGAACATTTTGAAAAAAGAATTGAACAGAGAACGGTCAGAACAAAAGAATAA
- a CDS encoding ABC transporter ATP-binding protein — protein MKILLKYLRPYQWLIALSLLLATINQVFSLFAPAITGNILDRLVTHPNFFDKEKLLPRNLNQYLYGEGIYHGVFYFLGLLIGTAMISRIAKAFQDYAVSVITQKFGAKIFTDGLQHSMALPFQEFEDQRSGETLSILTKVREDSVKFITSFINIFFGILVSIIFVSVYAIRLHWSIMPVYICGIFLIAFITNLLSKRIKSIQKNIVSETTALAGSTTESLRNIEIVKSLGLTNQEVIRLNNNTYKILGLELRKVKSIRSLSFIQGTMVNFLQQMITMTLLLLIFKNIVTPGQYLSLMFYGFFIFGPMQEIGNIIISYREAEASLQNFDNLMKKEVEEKPLHPKQIGAIEELEFKHVSFKHQSAQYKALNNISFDVKNGETIAFVGPSGSGKSTLVKLLVGLYRPQEGNIFYNGINGKEFDFDELRNQIGFVTQDTQLFAGTIKENLLFVNPQATESDLQIALQKSSCTTLLERAEKGIETVIGEGGLKLSGGEKQRIAIARALLRKPHLLIFDEATSALDSITEEEITSTIKNISKEKEQITVLIAHRLSTIMHADRIYVLERGQVIEMGSHNNLIAEKGLYYAMWRQQIGERKMPVSEA, from the coding sequence ATGAAAATACTTTTAAAATATCTTAGGCCTTATCAATGGCTGATTGCTCTTTCTTTGCTTTTAGCAACCATTAATCAGGTTTTTTCTTTATTTGCTCCAGCCATTACAGGTAATATCCTGGATAGATTGGTGACGCATCCTAATTTTTTTGATAAGGAAAAGCTTTTACCCAGAAACCTGAACCAATATTTATACGGTGAAGGAATTTATCATGGTGTATTTTATTTTTTGGGATTACTGATCGGAACTGCAATGATAAGCAGAATTGCTAAGGCTTTCCAGGATTATGCTGTAAGTGTGATCACTCAAAAGTTTGGTGCAAAAATATTTACTGATGGTTTACAGCATTCTATGGCACTGCCTTTTCAGGAATTTGAGGATCAGAGAAGTGGTGAAACTTTGTCTATTTTAACGAAAGTAAGGGAGGATTCTGTAAAATTTATTACCAGCTTTATTAATATTTTCTTCGGAATTTTAGTGAGTATTATTTTCGTTTCGGTATATGCAATCCGCCTTCACTGGTCGATTATGCCGGTATATATCTGCGGGATTTTCCTGATTGCCTTTATTACTAATTTACTGAGCAAAAGGATTAAAAGTATTCAGAAGAATATTGTTTCTGAAACTACCGCTTTAGCCGGAAGTACAACAGAAAGTTTGAGAAATATAGAAATTGTTAAAAGTTTAGGATTAACGAATCAGGAAGTGATCCGCTTAAATAATAATACCTACAAGATTCTTGGACTTGAGCTGAGAAAGGTAAAAAGCATCCGTTCTTTAAGTTTTATCCAGGGAACGATGGTGAATTTTCTTCAGCAGATGATTACAATGACCCTGTTGCTTTTAATTTTTAAAAATATTGTAACTCCGGGTCAATATCTCTCGCTGATGTTTTATGGTTTCTTTATTTTCGGGCCGATGCAGGAAATCGGGAATATTATTATTTCTTACCGTGAGGCTGAGGCTTCTCTTCAGAATTTTGATAACTTAATGAAGAAGGAGGTGGAAGAAAAACCTCTTCATCCAAAACAGATCGGTGCTATTGAAGAGCTGGAATTTAAACATGTTTCTTTTAAACATCAGTCTGCCCAGTATAAAGCTTTAAATAATATATCATTTGATGTTAAAAATGGGGAAACCATCGCTTTTGTGGGACCCAGTGGTTCAGGAAAAAGCACATTGGTAAAACTGTTGGTAGGACTTTACAGGCCTCAGGAAGGAAATATTTTTTACAATGGGATCAACGGAAAAGAGTTTGATTTTGATGAACTGAGAAATCAGATTGGTTTTGTCACCCAGGACACTCAGCTTTTTGCAGGAACCATCAAGGAAAATCTTCTTTTTGTAAATCCCCAGGCTACCGAATCTGATCTTCAGATTGCTCTGCAGAAATCAAGCTGTACCACATTGCTGGAAAGAGCTGAAAAGGGTATTGAAACAGTTATCGGTGAAGGTGGACTGAAGCTGAGTGGGGGAGAAAAACAAAGAATTGCCATTGCAAGAGCACTTTTAAGAAAACCTCATCTCTTGATTTTTGATGAAGCGACTTCTGCTCTTGACAGTATAACAGAAGAGGAAATAACATCTACCATTAAAAATATCTCGAAAGAAAAGGAACAGATTACGGTTCTTATTGCACACCGTTTGAGTACGATTATGCATGCAGACCGAATTTATGTACTTGAACGGGGACAAGTCATAGAAATGGGGTCGCATAATAATCTGATTGCAGAGAAAGGACTGTACTATGCGATGTGGAGACAACAGATCGGGGAAAGAAAAATGCCTGTTTCTGAAGCATAA